In Candidatus Desulfofervidus auxilii, one genomic interval encodes:
- a CDS encoding response regulator transcription factor, producing MKKILIVDDEERVRRLIETTLDIGDFQIFQAKDGEEALKIAQEEKPALILLDIMMPGMDGFEVCKRLKNNSETKGSYIIMLTAKGQKQDIEKGYAVGADDYFVKPFSPMELLNKIEKVLGESE from the coding sequence ATGAAGAAGATATTAATCGTAGATGATGAAGAAAGGGTAAGAAGGTTGATAGAGACTACTTTAGATATTGGTGACTTCCAAATATTCCAGGCTAAAGATGGAGAGGAAGCCTTAAAAATTGCCCAAGAAGAAAAGCCTGCCCTTATTCTTTTGGATATCATGATGCCAGGAATGGATGGATTTGAGGTCTGCAAACGGTTAAAAAATAATTCAGAGACAAAAGGTTCTTATATTATCATGCTTACAGCAAAGGGACAAAAACAAGACATAGAAAAAGGATATGCTGTAGGTGCGGATGATTATTTTGTCAAACCATTCAGCCCCATGGAACTTTTAAATAAAATAGAAAAGGTATTAGGAGAATCCGAGTGA
- a CDS encoding YXWGXW repeat-containing protein produces MFRRFLLFLISCIIILPLVFLSCVHARPPKPGPNFVWVAPHTTPNGVFIPGHWKYVGPAKKGKVWIPGHYRPNGKWIPGHWKILTPPRAKAVWVPGHYGPGGRWIPGHWR; encoded by the coding sequence ATGTTTAGAAGATTCCTACTATTTCTTATAAGCTGTATCATAATTCTGCCATTAGTTTTCTTATCTTGTGTTCATGCAAGACCTCCAAAACCTGGGCCTAATTTTGTTTGGGTAGCACCTCATACTACACCAAATGGTGTTTTTATTCCCGGACATTGGAAATATGTAGGACCCGCTAAAAAAGGGAAAGTGTGGATACCTGGTCATTATAGGCCTAATGGAAAATGGATACCAGGTCACTGGAAAATACTTACACCTCCACGTGCAAAAGCTGTGTGGGTGCCTGGCCATTATGGACCTGGAGGGCGTTGGATACCAGGTCATTGGCGATAA
- a CDS encoding ATP-binding protein, whose protein sequence is MRPIRDLSIKTKFTLAIISLLILMGSASFCISYMLEKNSLLKNMKSHAIVLNKALTISITSRKDIADKVRLQELVEEVSLTEGMFGVWVVDTNQRVIAATFREDVGKITESNIIPQVLEKGYYISGFDSRMGEKVFAAAYPLRIDGELCGAVEAVFEIREYLQTKKAFRKLILRQMEIDSRIMAESLSYIIRKMEAVRKIIHLQRLVEKLARESENIYEISVTDEDGRVIASNIEEKIKTIADNKWVRSVMSGSDLAAQLLPSQKLYIIAMPLRKSEKLEGVIYVSYRADDYYKNLAKIFKFGLLLSIGSVIWGVFFAIQLSKAIISPLKRLTEVTKQLARGALEQRASVESRDEIGELALAFNKMAEDLKKSRDEIEKYSKTLEKKVEERTKELALEKDKIEAILKSIADGLFTIDRQWRITSFNKAAEELTGYKAEEVIGKKCMEIFKAEECERNCPIKKSIETGRACLNVEMSIFDKNNEKRAIMASAAPLMGIENKPIGGVEIFKDISEIKRLIANLEKTNWQLMQMQEELKKADKVKTEFLSTASHELRTPLTTLLGYSELLLTRSLDEKTKEEFLAFIHEESIHLARLVNDLLDISRIEAKGELEIERSHVQLLEIIQKNIHFFMHSTDTHRFITKFEKNIPHVWIDPEKISQVIKNLLDNAIKYSKGGDITCCVYKKDGCVWVSIEDQGIGIPKEDLPYIFDKFYRGSRLDVVNMRGTGLGLSISKHIVEAHGGEIKVESDVGKGTKVVFNIPINGGQHEEDINRR, encoded by the coding sequence ATGAGACCTATAAGAGACTTAAGTATTAAAACAAAATTTACCTTAGCCATTATTTCCCTGCTTATTTTAATGGGTAGTGCGTCTTTTTGCATAAGCTATATGCTAGAAAAAAACAGTCTTCTTAAGAATATGAAGTCACATGCTATTGTTTTAAATAAGGCCCTAACCATTAGTATTACAAGTAGAAAAGACATTGCTGACAAAGTGAGGCTCCAGGAATTAGTAGAAGAGGTTTCTTTAACCGAAGGGATGTTTGGTGTGTGGGTAGTGGATACCAATCAAAGAGTCATTGCCGCTACCTTTAGAGAAGATGTAGGTAAGATAACCGAAAGCAACATTATCCCTCAAGTTTTAGAGAAAGGGTATTATATCAGTGGATTTGATTCTAGAATGGGGGAAAAAGTCTTTGCTGCTGCCTATCCATTAAGGATAGATGGAGAGTTATGTGGAGCGGTAGAAGCAGTCTTTGAAATAAGAGAATATCTTCAAACAAAAAAGGCATTCAGAAAACTGATTTTAAGACAAATGGAAATAGATAGCAGGATTATGGCAGAATCATTGAGTTACATTATCAGAAAAATGGAAGCGGTAAGAAAGATTATCCATCTACAAAGGCTGGTGGAAAAACTGGCAAGAGAATCAGAAAATATTTATGAAATTTCAGTTACTGATGAAGATGGCAGGGTTATTGCTTCAAATATTGAAGAAAAAATAAAAACCATTGCTGATAATAAATGGGTAAGGTCTGTTATGAGTGGTAGCGATTTGGCTGCCCAACTGCTACCCTCGCAAAAACTTTACATAATAGCTATGCCTCTCAGAAAAAGTGAAAAATTAGAGGGAGTTATATATGTTAGTTATAGAGCAGATGATTATTATAAGAACTTAGCAAAAATTTTTAAATTTGGTTTATTACTTTCTATAGGTAGCGTTATATGGGGAGTATTTTTTGCCATTCAGCTTTCTAAAGCTATTATTTCTCCTTTAAAGAGATTGACAGAGGTTACCAAACAGTTGGCAAGAGGAGCATTAGAGCAAAGAGCAAGTGTAGAATCTAGAGACGAAATTGGAGAGTTAGCTTTGGCATTTAACAAAATGGCCGAAGATTTAAAGAAGTCCCGAGATGAAATTGAAAAATATAGTAAGACTTTAGAAAAAAAAGTAGAGGAAAGGACAAAAGAGCTAGCCTTAGAAAAGGATAAGATAGAAGCAATTTTGAAAAGTATTGCTGATGGTCTATTTACTATAGATAGGCAATGGAGAATAACTTCTTTCAATAAGGCAGCAGAAGAGCTAACGGGATATAAGGCAGAAGAGGTTATTGGTAAAAAGTGTATGGAGATATTTAAGGCTGAGGAATGTGAAAGAAATTGTCCTATTAAAAAGTCTATAGAAACAGGGAGAGCATGTTTGAATGTAGAAATGAGTATATTTGATAAAAACAATGAAAAGAGAGCTATTATGGCTAGCGCTGCTCCTTTGATGGGTATAGAGAATAAGCCTATTGGAGGCGTAGAGATTTTTAAAGATATCAGTGAAATAAAAAGGCTGATTGCCAATTTAGAAAAAACTAACTGGCAGTTGATGCAGATGCAAGAAGAATTAAAGAAAGCTGATAAAGTAAAAACAGAATTTCTTTCTACCGCTTCTCATGAGTTAAGAACACCTTTGACCACATTACTGGGATATAGTGAGCTTCTTTTAACCAGAAGCCTGGATGAAAAAACAAAAGAAGAATTTTTAGCCTTTATTCATGAGGAATCTATACATTTGGCCCGTTTAGTCAATGATTTGCTTGATATTTCCCGGATAGAGGCCAAAGGAGAGCTTGAAATTGAAAGGAGTCATGTGCAATTGTTGGAAATAATCCAAAAAAATATTCATTTTTTTATGCATTCTACGGACACTCATAGGTTTATTACCAAGTTTGAAAAAAATATACCTCATGTTTGGATTGACCCTGAAAAGATTAGCCAGGTCATAAAAAACCTCTTAGATAATGCCATTAAATATTCAAAAGGTGGTGATATTACCTGTTGTGTTTATAAAAAAGATGGTTGTGTTTGGGTAAGTATTGAAGATCAAGGTATTGGTATTCCCAAAGAGGATTTGCCTTATATTTTTGATAAGTTTTATAGAGGAAGCCGCCTTGATGTAGTAAATATGAGAGGAACAGGATTGGGACTTTCTATTTCCAAACATATTGTTGAAGCTCATGGAGGTGAAATAAAGGTAGAGAGTGATGTAGGTAAAGGAACAAAGGTGGTGTTCAATATACCTATAAATGGAGGACAACATGAAGAAGATATTAATCGTAGATGA
- the pyrE gene encoding orotate phosphoribosyltransferase has translation MSARKKLWKLLYKNSFLYDPIKGFNLSSGGHSDVYFDCKKTTLTSQGMILVGQLFWEEIKGTLAEGIGGLSLGADPIVCATVIHAAREGKEITGFLVRKEPKKYGTQRWIEGLIKKGMKVVIVEDVVTTGGSVLKAIFRAEEAGLQVIKVITLIDREEGGRTVIEGKGYEYIPIFTRSDFIKREG, from the coding sequence ATGAGCGCGAGAAAGAAACTGTGGAAATTGCTTTATAAAAACTCCTTTCTTTATGACCCCATAAAAGGTTTTAATCTAAGTTCTGGGGGACATAGTGATGTCTATTTTGATTGTAAAAAAACCACCCTAACATCTCAGGGAATGATACTTGTTGGCCAATTATTTTGGGAAGAGATAAAAGGAACTCTTGCGGAGGGGATTGGTGGTCTTAGTTTAGGAGCAGATCCTATTGTATGTGCTACTGTAATACATGCAGCAAGAGAGGGTAAAGAAATTACTGGTTTTTTGGTGAGAAAAGAGCCTAAAAAGTATGGCACTCAGCGGTGGATTGAAGGGTTAATTAAGAAAGGCATGAAAGTGGTTATTGTTGAGGATGTAGTTACCACCGGAGGCTCGGTGCTCAAGGCTATTTTCAGGGCAGAAGAGGCAGGTCTTCAGGTAATAAAGGTAATAACACTTATTGATAGAGAAGAAGGAGGAAGAACCGTCATAGAAGGAAAAGGATACGAATATATCCCTATTTTCACTCGCTCAGATTTTATAAAAAGGGAAGGGTAG
- a CDS encoding transposase, with protein RFKNERQLAIYCGVACIDDESGKHKRTRVVYKANKICKATMIEIAGCTIRYVSESATYYAKKRTEGKEHNHALRCLARQLIKVIFKMLKEDRDYILKEEMEKAA; from the coding sequence AGATTTAAAAACGAGAGGCAACTTGCGATCTATTGTGGTGTAGCCTGTATAGATGATGAGTCTGGTAAACACAAAAGGACAAGAGTTGTATATAAGGCTAATAAGATATGTAAAGCAACTATGATTGAAATTGCGGGCTGCACAATTCGGTATGTTTCAGAATCCGCTACTTACTATGCTAAAAAACGGACTGAAGGGAAAGAGCATAACCATGCCTTGCGCTGCCTTGCTAGACAATTGATAAAAGTTATTTTTAAGATGTTAAAAGAAGACCGAGACTATATCTTAAAGGAGGAAATGGAGAAGGCTGCTTAA
- a CDS encoding CHASE3 domain-containing protein: MISKKLVLTTFSVCIVFSILLAGIAYLTLRDIKKDMEIQKVADSIVKTAFKINIDEREYRLNPYKKNKIKEHLKELKKLVSSCEEMCDLKKINFSKLHGSIDLYEKLFEQLKFYHETNEKIIEELRKLERIIQATIFSKPNPERGTIALLEIRLQEKSYMLFREKPLLFHEKPYSEKRKIAVRNLLMWAEGDKRINELMDKDSELFEEIVSNYEQMDKTLELMRKEVRKIEGVIHCICKATQQKIDFAYKKLQILLTTLLVLLILGGIELIVFYTKNI; encoded by the coding sequence ATGATTAGCAAAAAACTAGTTTTAACTACCTTTAGCGTCTGTATTGTATTTTCTATTCTGTTAGCCGGCATTGCTTATCTGACATTGAGGGATATTAAAAAAGACATGGAAATCCAAAAAGTAGCAGATAGTATAGTAAAAACTGCTTTTAAGATAAATATAGATGAGAGAGAATACAGACTTAATCCTTATAAAAAAAATAAAATTAAGGAACACTTGAAAGAGCTAAAAAAACTTGTTTCCTCTTGTGAGGAAATGTGTGATTTGAAGAAAATAAATTTTTCTAAATTACATGGGTCTATAGATTTATATGAAAAATTGTTTGAACAATTAAAGTTCTATCATGAAACTAATGAGAAAATTATAGAAGAATTAAGGAAATTGGAGAGGATAATTCAAGCTACTATTTTTTCTAAGCCTAATCCTGAAAGGGGCACTATTGCCCTCCTGGAGATTCGGTTACAAGAAAAATCTTATATGCTTTTCCGAGAAAAACCGCTTCTTTTTCATGAAAAGCCATATTCAGAAAAGCGTAAAATCGCAGTTAGAAATCTCCTAATGTGGGCAGAAGGGGATAAACGTATAAATGAGTTAATGGATAAAGATAGTGAATTATTTGAAGAGATTGTTTCTAATTATGAACAAATGGATAAAACATTGGAGTTGATGAGAAAAGAAGTAAGAAAGATAGAAGGAGTAATTCACTGTATATGTAAAGCAACTCAGCAGAAAATTGACTTTGCTTATAAAAAACTCCAAATTCTTCTAACTACCCTTTTGGTTCTTCTCATTTTGGGCGGGATTGAGTTGATTGTATTTTATACCAAGAATATTTAA
- a CDS encoding ABC transporter substrate-binding protein, which yields MKRLWLFFIFINLGIAIYGLYGYFNPESKVAKKSEQKPTVGAFVKIQGVSKDTILIGSSLALSGHASFLGTQYLHGALSYINHINREGGIHGRKIKIIAYDDGYDPPRCVANTKKLIFEDKVFCLFCYVGTPTTVRIIDLVEESKIPLLGLFTGADKLRHPFRQYILNVRASYYQEIETMVRYFIEHEGLKKIAVFYQYDAYGLDGLRGAEIALRKYGLKPVATGSYIRGTLDIEKALEEIIRSQAEGVIMVGTYSPCAKFIKEAKKRGYNPIFHNVSFVGADKLLKELGRDGEGVFITQVVPPPTERVLLPACEEYCRLLERYFPEDTPNFVSFEGFINAKILVEALMRAGRELTKEGFIKAIESMKMHYLGIGAALNFGPDDHQGLDKVYLTVIKNGKFELIPEKWIYKTATPGVKSREILIGSSLALSGHASFLGTQYLHGALSYIKHINREGGIHGRKIKIIAYDDGYDPPRCVANTKKLIFEDKVFCLFCYVGTPTTVRIIDLVEESKIPLLGLFTGADKLRHPFRQYILNVRASYYQEIETMVRYFIEHEGLKKIAVFYQYDAYGLDGLRGAEIALRKYGLKPVATGSYIRGTLDIEKALEEIIRSQAEGVIMVGTYSPCAKFIKEAKKRGYNPIFHNVSFVGADKLLKELGRDGEGVFITQVVPPPTERVLLPACEEYCRLLERYFPEDTPNFVSFEGFINAKILVEALMRAGRELTREGFIKAIESMRMHYLGIGAALNFGPYDHQGLDKVYLTVIKNGKISLKMK from the coding sequence GTGAAAAGATTATGGTTATTTTTTATTTTTATTAATTTAGGTATTGCTATATATGGCCTCTATGGTTATTTCAATCCTGAAAGCAAAGTTGCTAAAAAGTCTGAACAAAAGCCCACAGTAGGTGCTTTTGTCAAAATCCAGGGTGTTTCTAAGGATACTATTCTCATAGGTTCATCTCTAGCTCTAAGTGGGCATGCCAGTTTTCTGGGCACCCAATATCTGCATGGTGCTTTGTCTTACATAAATCATATAAATAGAGAAGGTGGGATTCATGGGAGAAAGATAAAAATTATTGCCTATGATGATGGTTATGACCCTCCAAGGTGTGTAGCTAATACCAAAAAACTTATCTTTGAAGATAAGGTATTTTGTCTGTTTTGTTATGTAGGCACACCTACTACAGTAAGGATAATTGACTTAGTAGAGGAGTCAAAGATACCTTTACTGGGACTTTTTACAGGAGCAGATAAGCTTAGACATCCTTTTAGGCAATATATTCTTAATGTAAGGGCCTCTTATTATCAAGAGATAGAGACAATGGTGAGGTATTTTATAGAGCATGAGGGATTAAAAAAGATTGCTGTGTTTTATCAATATGATGCCTATGGATTAGACGGTCTTAGAGGAGCGGAGATTGCTTTAAGGAAATATGGGCTTAAACCTGTAGCTACAGGCAGTTATATAAGAGGGACTTTAGACATAGAAAAGGCGTTAGAAGAGATTATTCGCTCTCAAGCAGAGGGAGTAATTATGGTGGGCACTTATAGTCCCTGTGCCAAGTTTATTAAAGAGGCCAAAAAAAGAGGATACAATCCCATTTTTCACAATGTTTCTTTTGTGGGAGCAGATAAATTGCTTAAAGAGTTGGGAAGGGATGGTGAAGGTGTGTTTATTACTCAAGTAGTGCCTCCTCCTACCGAAAGGGTGTTGTTGCCAGCCTGTGAGGAATATTGTCGGCTACTAGAGAGATATTTTCCTGAAGATACTCCAAATTTTGTCAGTTTTGAGGGATTTATAAACGCCAAGATATTGGTTGAAGCCCTTATGCGAGCAGGTAGGGAGTTGACCAAGGAGGGATTTATTAAGGCCATAGAATCAATGAAGATGCACTATTTGGGGATAGGTGCTGCTCTCAATTTTGGGCCTGATGACCATCAAGGCCTGGATAAGGTATATCTTACAGTGATAAAGAATGGTAAATTTGAGTTAATCCCTGAAAAATGGATTTATAAGACAGCTACCCCTGGAGTAAAAAGCAGAGAAATTCTCATAGGTTCATCTCTAGCCTTAAGTGGGCATGCTAGTTTTCTGGGCACCCAATATCTGCATGGTGCTTTGTCTTACATAAAGCATATAAATAGAGAAGGTGGGATTCATGGGAGAAAGATAAAAATTATTGCCTATGATGATGGTTATGACCCTCCAAGGTGTGTAGCTAATACCAAAAAACTTATCTTTGAAGATAAGGTATTTTGTCTGTTTTGTTATGTAGGCACACCTACTACAGTAAGGATAATTGACTTAGTAGAGGAGTCAAAGATACCTTTACTGGGACTTTTTACAGGAGCAGATAAGCTTAGACATCCTTTTAGGCAATATATTCTTAATGTAAGGGCCTCTTATTATCAAGAGATAGAGACAATGGTGAGGTATTTTATAGAGCATGAGGGATTAAAAAAGATTGCTGTGTTTTATCAATATGATGCCTATGGATTAGACGGTCTTAGAGGAGCGGAGATTGCTTTAAGGAAATATGGGCTTAAACCTGTAGCTACAGGCAGTTATATAAGAGGGACTTTAGACATAGAAAAGGCGTTAGAAGAGATTATTCGCTCTCAAGCAGAGGGAGTAATTATGGTGGGCACTTATAGTCCCTGTGCCAAGTTTATTAAAGAGGCCAAAAAAAGAGGATACAATCCCATTTTTCACAATGTTTCTTTTGTGGGAGCAGATAAATTGCTTAAAGAGTTGGGAAGGGATGGTGAAGGTGTGTTTATTACTCAAGTAGTGCCTCCTCCTACCGAAAGGGTGTTGTTGCCAGCCTGTGAGGAATATTGTCGGCTACTAGAGAGATATTTTCCTGAAGATACTCCAAATTTTGTCAGTTTTGAGGGATTTATAAACGCCAAGATATTGGTTGAAGCCCTTATGCGGGCAGGCAGGGAGTTAACTAGGGAGGGGTTTATTAAGGCCATAGAATCAATGAGGATGCACTATTTGGGGATAGGTGCTGCTCTCAATTTTGGGCCTTATGACCATCAGGGTCTAGATAAGGTATATCTTACAGTGATAAAGAATGGTAAAATATCACTTAAAATGAAGTAA
- a CDS encoding sigma 54-interacting transcriptional regulator — MVCNPNFSHEKGAFTGAVRTKKGRFELAHKGTIFLDEIGEIPSTTQVILLRVLQNRCFERVGGEKTIEVDVRVIAATNKELKKEIAAGRFREDLYYRLNVVSIHMPPLREKRRHTLALRLFS; from the coding sequence TTGGTATGCAATCCCAATTTTAGCCATGAAAAGGGGGCATTTACTGGTGCCGTCCGTACAAAAAAAGGGCGTTTTGAATTGGCCCATAAAGGGACTATATTTTTGGATGAAATTGGTGAGATACCATCAACCACACAGGTAATTTTGTTGCGTGTGCTTCAAAATAGGTGCTTTGAAAGGGTAGGGGGAGAGAAGACTATAGAGGTAGATGTGAGGGTCATTGCCGCCACAAATAAGGAGTTAAAAAAGGAGATAGCCGCTGGGCGGTTTAGGGAAGACCTATATTACCGCCTAAATGTAGTCTCTATCCATATGCCTCCTTTGAGAGAGAAAAGAAGACATACCCTTGCTTTGCGATTATTTTCTTAA
- a CDS encoding cytochrome c family protein, with amino-acid sequence MRILIILSILIPIIVIPAESKEKLYYIGSRKCRLCHFDYFQGWEKDLHAMAFESLRRMKDNPYCLKCHTTGYGEPGGFISEKITPQLRGVQCEACHGPGSKHKENPTDPNSLPVGTHIDYKTVCIQCHDQNWTPQFDYEKYKKRIEHKVKKEIKK; translated from the coding sequence ATGAGAATTTTGATAATCTTAAGTATATTAATTCCAATAATAGTTATCCCAGCAGAATCTAAAGAAAAATTATATTATATCGGAAGTAGGAAGTGTAGACTCTGCCATTTTGATTACTTCCAAGGATGGGAGAAAGACTTACATGCTATGGCTTTTGAAAGTCTGAGGAGAATGAAAGATAATCCTTATTGTTTGAAATGTCATACCACTGGATATGGAGAACCAGGTGGTTTTATAAGTGAGAAAATCACACCTCAACTGAGAGGAGTGCAATGTGAAGCCTGTCACGGTCCAGGTAGTAAACATAAGGAAAATCCCACAGACCCAAATTCGTTGCCTGTAGGCACTCATATAGATTATAAAACGGTCTGTATTCAGTGTCATGACCAAAACTGGACACCTCAGTTTGATTACGAAAAATATAAAAAACGGATAGAGCATAAAGTAAAGAAAGAAATCAAGAAATGA
- a CDS encoding glucose-1-phosphate adenylyltransferase family protein, giving the protein MKDVVCFILAGGKGERLFPLTKSRPKPLLPYGGIFRLIDFPLSNCLNSGLHKVFIIGQYLSYHLLDYLNKYWVKENNIKYITPQQGGEIGCFKGTADAIYQNLKLIQEINPSYILILASDHIYRMDYRDFLMAHIEKEAELSIGVVEVPKEEAYRFGILETSLNGRVINFLEKPRYIMGKKRCLASMGIYIFNTDVLIKILYEDAHNLYSTHDFGKDIIPSMIKKYKVWTYNLDSYWRDVGTIDAYYEANMGLLREEPPFNLYDSSWPINTYLGQLPPSNVFSLTLNSLISPGCNIKGQVESSILGPGVFVEEGTRVSDSLLLEGVKIGKYCRIHRAIIDRGIEIENARKILGRPIFVVSEKKVEKKMPIFIREIRDKKLAKIG; this is encoded by the coding sequence ATGAAAGATGTAGTTTGTTTTATCTTGGCAGGAGGGAAAGGAGAAAGACTTTTCCCACTTACTAAATCTCGCCCTAAACCCCTTTTGCCTTATGGAGGTATTTTTCGTTTGATTGATTTTCCATTAAGCAATTGCTTAAACTCTGGTTTACATAAAGTATTTATAATTGGCCAATATCTTAGTTATCATCTTTTAGATTATTTGAATAAATACTGGGTAAAAGAAAATAATATTAAATATATCACTCCTCAACAAGGCGGGGAGATAGGTTGCTTTAAAGGGACAGCAGATGCTATTTATCAAAATCTTAAATTGATACAAGAGATTAACCCTTCTTATATATTAATCCTAGCCAGCGATCATATTTATCGTATGGATTATAGAGATTTTCTTATGGCACATATAGAAAAAGAAGCAGAATTAAGCATAGGAGTGGTAGAGGTGCCTAAGGAAGAGGCTTACAGATTTGGTATCTTAGAGACAAGTTTAAATGGGAGAGTAATCAATTTTTTGGAAAAACCCAGATATATAATGGGAAAGAAAAGGTGTTTGGCCTCTATGGGTATTTATATCTTTAACACTGATGTGCTTATAAAAATTCTTTATGAAGATGCACATAATCTTTATTCCACCCATGATTTTGGAAAAGATATAATACCATCAATGATAAAGAAATACAAGGTTTGGACATATAATTTAGACTCATATTGGAGGGATGTAGGCACTATTGATGCATATTATGAAGCAAATATGGGGTTATTAAGAGAAGAACCTCCATTTAATCTCTATGATAGCTCCTGGCCCATAAATACTTACTTAGGACAATTGCCTCCTTCCAATGTCTTTTCCCTCACTCTAAATAGTTTAATTTCTCCAGGCTGTAATATAAAAGGTCAGGTTGAATCATCTATTCTCGGTCCTGGTGTTTTTGTGGAAGAAGGCACCAGGGTTTCGGATTCTCTTCTTTTAGAAGGTGTAAAAATAGGTAAATATTGTAGGATTCACAGGGCCATTATTGATAGAGGTATAGAGATAGAAAATGCGAGGAAAATCTTAGGTAGACCTATTTTTGTGGTGTCTGAAAAGAAAGTAGAAAAGAAAATGCCTATCTTTATAAGAGAAATAAGAGACAAAAAACTAGCAAAAATAGGTTAA
- a CDS encoding helix-turn-helix domain-containing protein, with amino-acid sequence MLEVLKECNWHKHKSARRLNIIRSTLYSKMKKYKLIKN; translated from the coding sequence ATCTTAGAAGTACTTAAAGAATGTAATTGGCATAAACATAAATCCGCACGTCGTTTGAATATTATTAGGTCTACACTTTATAGTAAGATGAAAAAATATAAACTTATAAAAAATTAA